Proteins encoded together in one Streptomyces sp. NBC_01216 window:
- a CDS encoding MFS transporter translates to MSETSRAAAGGPLRVRDFRLLLAGAATGQLGAQVTLVALPLVAVLELDAPAFQVGLLTAAETAAFLLVGLPAGALVDRMRKRSLMIRADLVRAVAMASIPAAALAHALTMAQLYVVALVIGVATVFFDVAHQSYLPQILPRDQLVAGNGALETVRSTAQVTGPGVGGGLVQLVGAHLAVVADAIGYLLSALFLLRVKQPEETPEPAAGASLRKEIAEGVRFVFGHPLLRVIALTTGLANLCTAVLMATQTVHLVRVVGLEPGGLGLVLSASAVGGLLGALCAGRLAARLGQARVILLSVLVTGPFALLWPLSGHGLSGAVLFAAGSAVVSFGAVVYNIAQVSFRQGLCPPRLLGRMNATLRFLMWGTLPLGALIGGILAQSYGSRTALAWCAVGILAVPLPLLLSPLRRLRDLPDPQEDAPQHPGPRDEAPHDPRPQDGARAAEETARGNSTADGGERPAPAPTG, encoded by the coding sequence ATGTCCGAAACATCCCGAGCCGCCGCCGGTGGCCCCCTTCGTGTGCGCGATTTCCGGTTGCTGCTCGCGGGAGCCGCCACCGGGCAGCTCGGTGCCCAGGTCACACTTGTGGCGCTGCCCCTCGTGGCCGTGCTCGAACTCGACGCCCCCGCCTTCCAGGTGGGCCTCCTGACCGCTGCGGAGACCGCCGCCTTCCTGCTCGTCGGGCTGCCCGCCGGGGCACTCGTCGACCGCATGCGCAAGCGGTCTCTCATGATCCGCGCGGACCTGGTCCGCGCCGTGGCCATGGCGAGCATCCCCGCCGCCGCGCTCGCCCACGCCCTGACCATGGCCCAGCTCTACGTCGTCGCGCTCGTGATCGGCGTGGCGACCGTGTTTTTCGACGTCGCCCATCAGAGCTACCTGCCGCAGATCCTGCCCCGGGACCAACTCGTGGCCGGCAACGGCGCGCTGGAGACGGTCCGTTCCACCGCCCAGGTGACCGGCCCCGGCGTCGGCGGCGGACTGGTCCAGCTCGTCGGAGCGCACCTCGCCGTCGTCGCCGACGCCATCGGCTACCTGCTCTCCGCCCTGTTCCTCCTGCGCGTCAAGCAGCCCGAGGAGACACCCGAGCCCGCCGCCGGAGCCTCCCTGCGCAAGGAGATCGCCGAAGGCGTCCGCTTCGTCTTCGGCCATCCGCTGCTTCGGGTCATCGCCCTCACCACCGGCCTCGCCAACCTCTGCACCGCCGTCCTCATGGCGACACAGACCGTGCACCTCGTCCGCGTCGTCGGACTGGAGCCCGGCGGGCTCGGGCTGGTGCTGTCCGCCTCCGCCGTCGGAGGGCTGCTGGGTGCCCTCTGCGCCGGACGACTAGCCGCCCGGCTGGGACAGGCCCGGGTCATCCTCCTGTCCGTCCTGGTGACCGGACCGTTCGCCCTGCTGTGGCCCCTGTCCGGGCACGGCCTCTCCGGGGCGGTGCTGTTCGCCGCCGGATCGGCGGTCGTCTCCTTCGGCGCCGTCGTCTACAACATCGCCCAGGTCAGCTTCCGCCAAGGGCTCTGCCCGCCACGCCTGCTCGGCCGGATGAACGCCACCCTGCGCTTCCTCATGTGGGGCACCCTGCCGCTCGGCGCGCTCATCGGCGGCATCCTCGCCCAGTCCTACGGGTCGCGCACGGCACTCGCCTGGTGTGCCGTCGGCATCCTCGCCGTACCGCTGCCACTGCTGCTCTCCCCGCTGCGCCGGCTGCGGGACCTGCCCGACCCGCAGGAAGACGCGCCGCAGCACCCCGGTCCGCGGGACGAGGCCCCGCACGACCCCCGTCCGCAGGACGGCGCCCGCGCCGCCGAGGAGACGGCGCGGGGGAACTCCACCGCCGACGGCGGCGAACGGCCCGCCCCCGCACCCACCGGCTGA
- a CDS encoding DUF2255 family protein has protein sequence MNRSEIVLWVRDADGRWSARTVWVVVLGGEAYVRSAFGRRSGWYRRVLRNAATEVEVAGVRLSVTLQPVADPALVQRVSGAYRTKYGLSWPGPVESMNGHEAAATTMRLADVGQVSQLPA, from the coding sequence ATGAATCGCTCGGAGATCGTTTTGTGGGTACGGGATGCGGACGGCCGGTGGTCGGCCAGGACGGTCTGGGTGGTGGTGCTCGGCGGGGAGGCGTATGTCCGCTCGGCCTTCGGACGGCGCAGCGGCTGGTACCGGCGGGTCCTGCGGAACGCGGCCACGGAAGTGGAGGTGGCCGGGGTCCGGCTTTCGGTGACCCTCCAGCCGGTGGCGGACCCCGCGCTCGTCCAACGCGTCTCCGGCGCCTACCGAACCAAGTACGGGCTGAGCTGGCCCGGCCCCGTGGAGTCGATGAACGGGCACGAGGCCGCGGCAACCACCATGCGGCTAGCGGATGTCGGGCAGGTCTCGCAGTTGCCTGCGTGA